Below is a genomic region from Fusobacterium canifelinum.
ATATTACTTATTAATTACTCTTGATTTTTTATATCATCAATAGCCATAGTTAAAGCTTCTTTAAAGCCTTCTGATGTAAAAGTTGCTCCTGCAACAAAATCAAAATCTTCAAATCTTTGTCTTGCTTTAATGTCATCAACTAATTTCTGTACAGCAACACCACCAATTTCATCTGTATCAGCATGCTCTACTTCAATATCTGTTACTCTAATTGTTTTGTCCTTTTTCTTATAAGCACTAACTTTTAAAGTAATATCATCATTATAACCTATTCCAGTTCCTTCAGCTTGATATATTTTTGGTTTAAAGATGTCTTCAAAAGCAAAAGCTGCTAGACCTAAAATAATAAAAATAATAACTAGCCATTCTCTAATTTCAAAATCTTTAAAATTCATTGATTACTCCTATTTTAATTTTGTTTTTCAATATCTTTAACAGCATTTCTAATTGCTCTTCTAAAACCTGCTGAAGTAGAAGTTGCTCCTGCAACATTATCTAATTTGTTATAGTTTTGATTCTTTTTAACTTCTTCTATTAATTTTTCTATTGCTACTGCACCAATTTTATCAGTTTCTTTATGTTCAGCAACAATATCAGTAACAACTACCTTACCATCTTTTTTAATTGCTTTTACAGTTAAAACTATAGGTACTCCTTCTTCATTGTAACCTTTTGCTTCTGCTTTAGCTTCATATACTTTATCAGCTGCTAAACTCCCTAGACTCAAAACTGCAAAAGAAATTGCCATTAAACTTTTTAAATTTTTCATAATTTCACACTAACCTATCTTAATATAGATTATTCTCCTTCCTTATTTTATTTATTTGATATAGCTTCAACTCCTGGTAAAACTTTTCCTTCTAAGAATTCTAAAGATGCTCCTCCACCAGTAGAAATATGAGTAAATTTATCTGCATAACCTAAACTTATTGCAGCAGCAGCAGAATCTCCTCCACCTATTATTGTTACTGCATCAGCTAAATTTGCTATTGATTCACATACTCCAATTGTTCCTTTTGCAAAGTTAGACATTTCAAATACTCCCATAGGTCCATTCCATACAACAGTCTTAGCAGTTTTTATATAACTATCAAATAGTTTAACAGTTTTTTCACCAATGTCAAGTCCCATTTTATTATCAGGTATATTATCTACATCTACAGCAGTAAATTCAGCATCATTATTAAATTCAGCTGCAACTACTGTATCAACAGGTAAAACTATCTTTCCATTTGCTTTAGCTAATAAATCTTTAGCTAAGTCTAATTTATCATCTTCAACCAATGAAGTTCCAATATTTTTTCCTTCTGCCTTTAAGAAAGTAAACATCATAGCTCCACCAATTAGAATTTTATCAGCCTTAGTTAATAAGTTTTCAATAACTCCAATTTTATCAGAAACTTTAGCACCACCTAAAATAGCAATTAATGGTCTCTTTGGGTTATTTACAGCTTCACCTATAAATTTTAATTCTTTTTCAACTAAAAAACCAACAGCAGAATTTCCTGCACCTATGTTTTCTGCAATTCCTACATTAGAAGCATGTGCTCTGTGAGCAGTTCCAAAAGCATCATTTACAAAAACATCTCCAAGTGCTGCCCAGTATTTTCCTAATTCAGAATCATTTTTAGATTCTTTTTTCCCATCTAAATCTTCAAATCTTGTGTTTTCAAACATCAATACTTCACCAGATTTTAGATTATTAATAGCAGCTTCTAATTTTTCTCCTCTTGTTTCAGGAATAAAAGTAACTTCTTTTCCTAAAAGTTCTGATAGCTTTTCAGCAACAGCCTTTAAACTCTTTGTAGCTTTATCTTCTTCAGTTTTTACTTTCCCTAGATGTGAAAATAATATAAGTTTAGCATTATGCTCTAAAGCATATTTTATTGTAGGTAATGCTTGAATAATTCTGTTTTGATCTGTTATTTTTCCTTCTTTCATAGGAACATTGAAATCTACTCTCATAAGAACTTTTTTATTATTTAAATCTAAATCAGTTATAATTTTTTTCATAGTTACTCCTCTCAAATTCCTTTTTGACTTTTATACCTTTTTGTCTGTAATTAGCAAAAGAATTGTATTTTTAATCTATTATAAGAGAACAATGATCTGATTCTGCTTCACATTGTCTCATTAAATCTTCCTTATTTGACTCAGAAGCTCCATACATAAAATAAGTTTTCCATTTGCCATTTTCTCTATTTTTTCCAAAAGCGACAATTCCTCTAAAAGGACCTTCCCAGTATATATATTTATCAGATTCAGCTTTATGATATTCTCTAAACTCTTTTTGTACCTCTTTGACTGCAGCTTTATAATTTCCAACTATCCAAAGGTCTACATGGTAGAAATAGTCTGCTGTATTTTCATTATAAACAAAAACAGACCATCTGCTATAATTGGGCTCATTCTTCTTTTGTTGCTGCTGTTGTTGAAGCCTTATCAAATTTTGTCTTTCAATTTCTCTTTGCCTATCCTGTTCAGCCCATATTGCACCATTATAATTATGCCATGCTTGTGAATTAGGTGGATAAGGATTTGAATAGACGAGATTTTTGAAACTAAAAATAGATATAAAATAAACCAATAAAACTATAAAAGCTTTTCTCATTAGACTTTATCTCCTTAATTTTTTTAAAATAAATAAGGTTATTACAAATTATTAATTAAATTATTTTAATATCTTTGTAATAACCCCCTCTAAATTATTTCAAATTTTTATATTATTTTGAAATTTCAACAAATTTCTTTAATGTTCTAATAAGTTGAGAAGTATAAGACATTTCATTATCATACCAAGCAACAGTTTTTACTAATTGTTTTCCTCCAACTGATAAAACTTTTGTTTGAGTTGCATCAAATAATGAACCAAAACTAATTCCGATAACATCACTTGATACCAATTCTTCTTCTGTATATCCGAATGATTCATTGCTTGCAGCTTTCATAGCAGCATTTACTTCATCAACTGTAACATCTTTTTCTAAAACTGTTACAAGTTCAGTGATTGAACCAGTTATAACAGGTACTCTTTGAGCAGCTCCATCTAGTTTACCTTTTAATTCAGGAATAACAAGCCCAATAGCTTTTGCAGCTCCTGTTGTATTAGGAACAATATTTTCAGCAGCAGCTCTTGCTCTTCTTAAATCACCTTTTTTATGTGGAGCATCTAATGTGTTTTGATCATTTGTATAAGCATGGATAGTTGTCATTAATCCTTCAACAATTCCAAATTTATCATTTAAAACTTTTGCCATCGGAGCAAGACAGTTAGTTGTGCAAGAAGCTCCTGATATTACTGTTTCACTTCCATCTAATATGTTATCATTTACATTGTAAACTACTGTTTTTAAATCTCCAGTAGCTGGAGCAGAAATTACCACTTTTTTAGCTCCTGCTTTAATATGAGCTTCTGCTTTTTCTTTGCTTGTAAAGAAACCTGTACATTCAAGAACAACATCAACTCCTAAATCTCCCCAAGGTAATTCTTCTGGATTAGCTTTAGCAAATACTTTTATACTATCTCCATTTACTACAAAACCATCATCTGTAACTTCAATAGTTCCATCAAATCTACCTTGTGCTGAATCATATTTAAAAAGATGTGCTAATGTTTTTGCATCTGTTAAGTCATTGATAGCAACAACATCAAAATCTTTATTTTTACTCATAACTCTTAATGCTAATCTTCCTATTCTCCCAAACCCATTAATTGCAACTTTTACTGCCATTTTTACCTCCTAATATTTTCACTTTATCATTTATAAATAAAACCAAAAATTAACTAAAATAAAATTAATTGTTCTTATTGTAAATATATACTTTTTTTAAACATATGTCAAATTATAGACGGATATATTTTCATCTTAAATTTGATTATTTTTTTACCAGATTTTCAAAACTTAACCAACATCATTTTAAAACTTCTTTCATATCAACAGGAATATCAATTTCAATTTTTAAATTTTCTAATGTTTTTGGGTTTTGAAATTCTAACTTATAAGCATGTAACATTTGTCTTTTAGCTAATTCCATATTTCCACCGTAAAGTTCATCTCCTACTAAAGCATGACCAATAAGTGATAAATGAGCTCTTATTTGATGAGTTCTACCTGTATATAATCTTGCTTCAAGAAAGGTTATATCTTTTTCATAATTTCTTTCTAAAATTTTTATATGAGTTTTAGCTGATTTCCCTCCATCTTTTTCAGAAAGTTTAATTCTTCTTAAATCATCTCCTACTTTTCCAATAGGAATTTCTATAAAAAAATCATCTTTTTCTATTATTCCACTTGCTATAAGCTTATATGTTTTTTTGACTTCTGTTTTATCTTGAAGAAAGGCTTGAGTATAAGCATTTTTAGCAATAATTATAAGTCCAGATGTATTCATATCTAAACGATTATAAAATCTAGGAATTAATGTTTTCCCTAGAGTTTTTTCAAAATAATTTACAATAGCATTTGCCAAAGTTTTATCCACTTTTTTTTGCGTAGGATGGACTATTATATATGGCTCTTTATTAACTATAAGTAAGTTTTCATCTTCATAAGCTATATCAATAGGAATATCCATAGCTTTTATCCCTGTACTTTTTTCTTTTTCAATAATCACTATTCTATTTAATTTTTTTATTTTTTTAGCATTATTTTTTATTCTTTTTCCATTCAAATAGATTTCTAAATTTCTAAGTCCTCTACTTGAATAACCCTTTGTTTCTTTTAAATAAGTTCCAATTTCATAGCCATCATATTCATGTTCTACTATATATTTTTTCATTTTTTTCCTCTTTATTTATATTGTTAATAAAATTATAACATAAAAAATTAAAAAACTTCATAAAAATCAAATTGTTTAAAAATACGTTTTATAAAATACATAATTTTTTATAGAAAAAGATTTTTAAAACGATAAAAATACAAAAAATAAAATATAAATATTTATAATATAAATATAAGAAATAAAAACTATAAAATTTTATTATTTAAGGAGATGATCTCATATGGAAAATCAAGGTAATGTAAAACAACCATCTTTATGGTTATGTCTGAGTATCGTTCTATTTTTAATTGTATCTTTTTTACTGCAGTTGTTAATAAAAGGAGAACCTGATGTACATATGACTCTATTTTTTGCATCAGTTTTTGCATCAGCTATGCTTATTATTTTCAATAAAACCAAATTTGATTTGATAGAGGAAGGAATTATACATGGATGCAAGATTGCAACAATATCTATGATGATACTTATGTTCATTGGAGTTATGATTCCGGCTTGGATAGCTGCAGGAACTATTCCTACTTTAATCTATTATGGATTGAAATTAATATCTCCATCAATTTTCCTAGTAACAGCAACTCTAACTTGTGCAATAGCTACACTATGTACAGGTACTTCATGGGGAACCGCTGCAACATTTGGTGTTGCACTTATGGGAATTGGTGGTGGACTAGGAATTTCTCCTGGAATGACTGCTGCCGCTGTAATATGTGGAGCGATTTTTGGTGATAAAATGTCTCCAATATCTGACACTGTAAATCTATCAGCTGGTACTTGTGAAGTAAACATATTTGATAATATTAAAAGTGTTGCAACAGCAACAATACCAGGATTTATTTTAACCATTGTAGTATTTATTTTTTTAGATTTGAAATTTAATTCAGGTGAAATCCACAGTCAAGCAGTAGATAGTATGTTAACCATTTTATCAAATAATTTTAATCTAACTCCTATTCATGCTCTAATTAGTTTAGCACCTATGATTTTAGTTTTAGTTTTGGCATTAAAAAAAGTAAATGCCTTAGCAACAATCGTTATTTCAGCAATAGTTGCTATGTTTATAGCAATTCTATTACAAAAATACTCATTAATAGATATGATGAGTTATATGAACTATGGTTTCAAAATTGATACAGGAAATTTTGATGTAGATAAACTATTAAATCGTGGTGGCTTACAATCAATGATGTGGACAGTATCAATAGGATATCTAGGTTTATCTTATGGAGGAATATTAGAAAAAACTGGTGTGCTAAATACTCTGTTAAATAGTATGCAAACTATTACAAAAAATAGTAGGAATCTAATTTTATCACATATAGTAACAGGATTTTTAACTATAATGTTGTCTGCAAGTCCTTATGTTTCTATTTTAATTCCAGGAAGAATGTTTATTAAAGGTTATGAAAAATTAGGTATTAAAAAATCAGTAGCTTCAAGAACTTGTGAACATTCAGGAATATGTTTAGATCCTTTATTGCCTTGGTCATTAGGGGCTGTTTACTTCTCAGGAGTTTTAGGGGTAAAAACAATGGATTACGCTATTTATTGTGTTCTATTATATGTTGTTCCATTAATTGCTGCTTTTTATGCTATAACTGGAATATTTATTTGGAAAGAAAGTTCTAAGGAAGGAGTGAATGATTAATGCTAGATAAATTATTTATAAATGGTGAAATTTACTCAATGAAAAAAGAAGGAGAAAAATTTCAATCTTTGGGTGTAAAAGATGGAAAAATAAATTTTTTAGGAACAAATGATGAAGCAAAAAATGTTAGTTCAAAAGAGCTTATAGACTTAAAAGGAAAAATGATGATTCCTGGAATGGCTGA
It encodes:
- a CDS encoding FMN-binding protein — its product is MKNLKSLMAISFAVLSLGSLAADKVYEAKAEAKGYNEEGVPIVLTVKAIKKDGKVVVTDIVAEHKETDKIGAVAIEKLIEEVKKNQNYNKLDNVAGATSTSAGFRRAIRNAVKDIEKQN
- a CDS encoding FMN-binding protein, translating into MNFKDFEIREWLVIIFIILGLAAFAFEDIFKPKIYQAEGTGIGYNDDITLKVSAYKKKDKTIRVTDIEVEHADTDEIGGVAVQKLVDDIKARQRFEDFDFVAGATFTSEGFKEALTMAIDDIKNQE
- a CDS encoding phosphoglycerate kinase, with product MKKIITDLDLNNKKVLMRVDFNVPMKEGKITDQNRIIQALPTIKYALEHNAKLILFSHLGKVKTEEDKATKSLKAVAEKLSELLGKEVTFIPETRGEKLEAAINNLKSGEVLMFENTRFEDLDGKKESKNDSELGKYWAALGDVFVNDAFGTAHRAHASNVGIAENIGAGNSAVGFLVEKELKFIGEAVNNPKRPLIAILGGAKVSDKIGVIENLLTKADKILIGGAMMFTFLKAEGKNIGTSLVEDDKLDLAKDLLAKANGKIVLPVDTVVAAEFNNDAEFTAVDVDNIPDNKMGLDIGEKTVKLFDSYIKTAKTVVWNGPMGVFEMSNFAKGTIGVCESIANLADAVTIIGGGDSAAAAISLGYADKFTHISTGGGASLEFLEGKVLPGVEAISNK
- the nhaC gene encoding Na+/H+ antiporter NhaC; protein product: MENQGNVKQPSLWLCLSIVLFLIVSFLLQLLIKGEPDVHMTLFFASVFASAMLIIFNKTKFDLIEEGIIHGCKIATISMMILMFIGVMIPAWIAAGTIPTLIYYGLKLISPSIFLVTATLTCAIATLCTGTSWGTAATFGVALMGIGGGLGISPGMTAAAVICGAIFGDKMSPISDTVNLSAGTCEVNIFDNIKSVATATIPGFILTIVVFIFLDLKFNSGEIHSQAVDSMLTILSNNFNLTPIHALISLAPMILVLVLALKKVNALATIVISAIVAMFIAILLQKYSLIDMMSYMNYGFKIDTGNFDVDKLLNRGGLQSMMWTVSIGYLGLSYGGILEKTGVLNTLLNSMQTITKNSRNLILSHIVTGFLTIMLSASPYVSILIPGRMFIKGYEKLGIKKSVASRTCEHSGICLDPLLPWSLGAVYFSGVLGVKTMDYAIYCVLLYVVPLIAAFYAITGIFIWKESSKEGVND
- the gap gene encoding type I glyceraldehyde-3-phosphate dehydrogenase; the encoded protein is MAVKVAINGFGRIGRLALRVMSKNKDFDVVAINDLTDAKTLAHLFKYDSAQGRFDGTIEVTDDGFVVNGDSIKVFAKANPEELPWGDLGVDVVLECTGFFTSKEKAEAHIKAGAKKVVISAPATGDLKTVVYNVNDNILDGSETVISGASCTTNCLAPMAKVLNDKFGIVEGLMTTIHAYTNDQNTLDAPHKKGDLRRARAAAENIVPNTTGAAKAIGLVIPELKGKLDGAAQRVPVITGSITELVTVLEKDVTVDEVNAAMKAASNESFGYTEEELVSSDVIGISFGSLFDATQTKVLSVGGKQLVKTVAWYDNEMSYTSQLIRTLKKFVEISK
- a CDS encoding RluA family pseudouridine synthase yields the protein MKKYIVEHEYDGYEIGTYLKETKGYSSRGLRNLEIYLNGKRIKNNAKKIKKLNRIVIIEKEKSTGIKAMDIPIDIAYEDENLLIVNKEPYIIVHPTQKKVDKTLANAIVNYFEKTLGKTLIPRFYNRLDMNTSGLIIIAKNAYTQAFLQDKTEVKKTYKLIASGIIEKDDFFIEIPIGKVGDDLRRIKLSEKDGGKSAKTHIKILERNYEKDITFLEARLYTGRTHQIRAHLSLIGHALVGDELYGGNMELAKRQMLHAYKLEFQNPKTLENLKIEIDIPVDMKEVLK